The sequence GCTGGCCAATGCCCGTGTGGTGGACACGCTGGACGAGGCCCTGGATGGCATCAGCCATTTGTGCGCCACGGCCATGACGCCGCGCGACTTTGGCCCGCCCACGCGCATGCCGCGCCAGCATTTCGAGATGCTCATGAAAGGTGAGCTGGATGTGCGCTCTGCGCCTGCGCCTGCGCCTGAGGGCGATTTGGCTCCAGGTTCTGCCGTGGCCGATGCAGCCCAGCCGGCCTGCAACCAGACCGGCGTGGGCCTGTTGTTTGGCTGCGAGCGCTTTGGCATGAGCAACGACGATGTCTACCGCTGCGATGTAGCGCTGTCGATTCCGTCCAACCCCCAGTTCGGCTCGCTGAACCTGGGCGCCGCCATCCAGGTCGTGGCCTATGAATGGCGCCAGGCCCTGGGTGGCTTCCCCGTGGAGGAGCATGCGCCCGAGCCGCTGCGTGCCGATGTGGCCCAGGTGGGGGGCATGCTCACGCATTGGGAACAGGCGCTGACCCATATCGGTTTTCTGGA comes from Comamonas sp. GB3 AK4-5 and encodes:
- a CDS encoding RNA methyltransferase, with the protein product MKTRFVLIETSHAGNVGAAARAMKTMGFDELVLVRPRWENVLRKEETIQRASGALDVLANARVVDTLDEALDGISHLCATAMTPRDFGPPTRMPRQHFEMLMKGELDVRSAPAPAPEGDLAPGSAVADAAQPACNQTGVGLLFGCERFGMSNDDVYRCDVALSIPSNPQFGSLNLGAAIQVVAYEWRQALGGFPVEEHAPEPLRADVAQVGGMLTHWEQALTHIGFLDPAAPKKLMPRLNQMFNRAQLTQEEIHILRGVAKRMLMSQPANR